From the Hevea brasiliensis isolate MT/VB/25A 57/8 chromosome 15, ASM3005281v1, whole genome shotgun sequence genome, one window contains:
- the LOC110673182 gene encoding ARM REPEAT PROTEIN INTERACTING WITH ABF2 encodes MEPQSSQDLGLPERKGHKRKLEEEIEEERREISTAVPFGDARQALLYEVASQVNILNSTFSWNEADRAAAKRATHVLAELAKNEELVNVIVEGGAVPALVKHLQAPQSSEADPNPKPFEHEVEKGSAFALGLLAVKPEHQQLIVDTGALSLLVDLLKRHKDGSSCRAVNSVIRRAADAITNLAHENSSIKTRVRMEGGIPPLVELLEFVDTKVQRAAAGALRTLAFKNDENKTQIVECNALPTLILMLRSEDAAIHYEAVGVIGNLVHSSPNIKKEVLAAGALQPVIGLLSSCCSESQREAALLLGQFAATDSDCKVHIVQRGAVQPLIEMLHSPDLQLREMSAFALGRLAQDSHNQAGIAYNGGLVPLLKLLDSKNGSLQHNAAFALYGLADNEDNVSDFIRVGGVQKLQDGEFIVQATKDCVSKTLKRLEEKIHGRVLKHLLYLMRVAEKAVQRRVALALAHLCSPDDQRTIFIDNNGLELLLGLLSSTSPKQQIDGAVALYKLANKAMSLSPVDAAPPSPTPQVYLGEQYVNNSTLSDVTFLVEGRRFCAHRICLLASSDAFRAMFDGGYLEKDARDIEIPNIRWEIFELMMRFIYTGSIDISLDIAQDLLRAADQYLLEGLKRLCEYTIAQDISLENVASMYELSEAFNAISLRHTCILFILEQFDKLNAKPRHSHLIQRIIPEIRNYFTKALTKLNPRNLRL; translated from the exons ATGGAGCCGCAGAGCAGCCAAGATCTGGGTCTCCCAGAGAGGAAGGGACATAAGCGGAAACTGGAGGAAGAGATCGAAGAGGAGCGGCGAGAGATCTCGACGGCTGTCCCTTTCGGCGATGCGCGGCAAGCGCTTTTGTACGAGGTGGCTTCCCAGGTAAATATCCTTAACTCGACCTTCTCTTGGAACGAGGCCGATCGAGCAGCTGCGAAACGCGCCACTCACGTCCTTGCAGAGTTAGCCAAAAATG AAGAATTAGTGAATGTAATTGTTGAAGGAGGTGCAGTTCCAGCTCTGGTTAAGCATCTTCAAGCGCCGCAGTCAAGTGAAGCTGACCCTAATCCAAAGCCGTTTGAGCACGAGGTCGAGAAGGGGAGTGCTTTTGCTCTAGGACTGCTTGCTGTGAAG CCAGAGCATCAGCAACTCATAGTTGACACTGGGGCATTGTCACTTCTTGTGGACCTGTTGAAGAGGCACAAGGATGGTTCTAGTTGTCGGGCAGTAAATAGTGTAATTAGAAGGGCAGCTGATGCTATCACCAATTTAGCTCATGAGAACAGTAGCATTAAGACTCGCGTTAG GATGGAAGGTGGAATTCCTCCTCTGGTTGAGTTGCTTGAATTCGTCGACACAAAGGTGCAAAGAGCTGCTGCTGGGGCACTACGAACACTGGCTTTTAAGAATGATGAGAATAAAACGCAG ATTGTTGAATGTAATGCTCTTCCTACCCTCATTCTAATGCTACGATCTGAGGATGCTGCTATACACTATGAAGCT GTTGGTGTGATCGGAAATCTGGTGCATTCATCCCCAAACATAAAGAAAGAAGTCCTTGCTGCCGGTGCTCTGCAACCTGTTATTGGTTTACTTAG TTCCTGCTGCTCTGAGAGCCAGAGGGAGGCTGCTTTGTTACTTGGACAATTTGCTGCAACCGACTCGGATTGCAAG GTTCACATTGTACAAAGGGGTGCAGTTCAACCTTTGATAGAGATGCTTCACTCTCCTGATCTACAGCTGAGGGAAATGTCAGCCTTTGCACTGGGGAGGTTGGCACAG GACTCGCACAATCAAGCTGGTATAGCTTATAATGGTGGTTTGGTGCCATTACTGAAGCTTCTGGATTCAAAAAATGGATCTCTTCAACATAATGCTGCATTTGCTCTATATGGTCTTGCCGATAATGAG GATAATGTGTCCGATTTTATTAGGGTGGGAGGTGTCCAGAAGCTGCAAGATGGGGAATTTATTGTTCAA GCAACAAAAGATTGTGTATCCAAGACTTTGAAAAGATTAGAGGAAAAGATTCATGGACGG GTTTTAAAACATTTGTTATATCTAATGCGTGTAGCAGAGAAGGCTGTCCAACGACGTGTTGCTTTGGCTCTTGCACATCTTTGTTCCCCAGATGATCAGAGAACCATATTCATTGATAACAATG GATTGGAGTTACTTCTTGGCCTTCTCAGCTCTACAAGCCCAAAGCAACAAATTGATGGAGCTGTAGCTCTCTACAAGTTGGCAAATAAAGCAATGTCTCTCTCTCCCGTGGATGCAGCTCCCCCTTCTCCAACACCACAG GTATATCTAGGGGAGCAGTATGTAAACAATTCTACTTTGTCTGATGTTACCTTTCTGGTCGaag GTAGACGGTTCTGTGCTCATAGAATTTGCTTGCTTGCTTCTTCAGATGCATTTCGTGCAATGTTTGATGGAGGTTACTTG GAGAAGGATGCAAGGGACATTGAAATTCCAAACATTAGATGGGAGATTTTTGAGTTGAtgatgag ATTCATATACACAGGATCAATAGATATTTCATTAGATATTGCACAAGATCTGCTGAGGGCTGCAGATCAGTATCTTTTGGAGGGGCTTAAGCGACTCTGTGAATATACCATAGCACAG gatATATCACTAGAAAATGTGGCAAGCATGTATGAACTTTCAGAAGCTTTCAATGCTATTTCATTGAGGCAcacatgcattttgtttatcttGGAGCAGTTTGATAAATTGAATGCTAAGCCCAG GCACTCCCATTTGATCCAGCGTATCATACCCGAGATTCGGAATTACTTTACCAAagcacttaccaaacttaacccACGCAACTTGCGGCTGTAG
- the LOC110673195 gene encoding 2-hydroxyisoflavanone dehydratase: MGSIDKEVEVEIAPFVRIYKDGSVERLMGAPIVPPSSQDPETGVSSKDITISQNPPISARLYLPKLTEPTQQVLPILVYFHGGGFCIDSAFSLNETKYMNSLISQAKVVAISVEYRLAPEHLLPIAYEDCWAALQWVASHSIEKGINNKDPWISNYGDLGRLYIGGDSAGANIAHNILMRASTEALPGDVKIFGAYLTHPFFWGAEPVGSEYRVEREKQITYTLWAMVYPSAPGGIDNPMMNPVASGAPNLGGLGCSQLLVSVAEKDLLRDRGILYHKAVKESGWKGEVELIDVEGEGHAFHILNCETESAKNLIKRLASFLLK, encoded by the coding sequence ATGGGTTCCATTGACAAGGAAGTAGAGGTTGAGATAGCCCCTTTTGTCAGAATTTACAAGGATGGCTCTGTGGAACGACTAATGGGAGCTCCAATCGTGCCTCCGTCATCTCAAGACCCAGAAACCGGTGTCTCATCCAAGGACATCACCATCTCACAGAACCCTCCCATCTCAGCAAGACTCTACCTTCCAAAGCTCACTGAACCCACCCAGCAGGTACTCCCTATCTTGGTCTACTTCCATGGTGGAGGCTTCTGCATCGATTCTGCCTTCTCCTTAAACGAAACCAAATACATGAACAGCTTGATTTCTCAAGCCAAAGTCGTTGCTATCTCAGTAGAGTACAGGTTAGCCCCCGAACATCTTCTCCCGATTGCTTATGAAGACTGTTGGGCTGCCCTTCAATGGGTTGCATCACACTCTATCGAAAAGGGAATCAATAATAAAGACCCATGGATATCAAATTATGGTGATCTTGGGAGACTTTATATTGGTGGTGATAGCGCAGGGGCCAATATTGCTCACAATATACTCATGCGAGCTAGCACTGAAGCCTTGCCTGGAGATGTCAAGATTTTCGGTGCTTATCTCACCCACCCTTTCTTCTGGGGCGCAGAACCAGTAGGGTCAGAATATAGAGTAGAACGCGAGAAGCAGATAACATACACGCTTTGGGCTATGGTATATCCGTCGGCTCCCGGTGGCATTGACAATCCAATGATGAATCCGGTTGCTTCAGGAGCTCCAAACTTGGGTGGACTTGGGTGTTCCCAGTTGCTAGTCAGTGTTGCTGAAAAGGATTTGTTGAGGGATAGGGGTATTTTGTACCATAAAGCAGTgaaggaaagtggatggaaaGGAGAAGTGGAACTCATTGATGTAGAGGGAGAAGGTCATGCTTTCCATATTCTGAATTGTGAGACCGAGAGTGCTAAGAATTTGATCAAACGCTTGGCTTCTTTTCTGCTAAAGTAA